GGAGTTTGCACGTTCGTATTTACCGACGAGAACTTAAGAGTATTATGTTTTGTTTGATGTTGCATCGCAGGTTAAGTTGACTATCATGATTGAGGACCCTAGAGATGTAGAAAGGAAGAGATTGCTAGGCATAGAGGATCCTGACGAACTTACCAGGGATGATTTAGCTGATGCTTTGGTTGAGGTAAATTACTCTTCCCTGGGATGTGCACCTCGCAGAAGTGTAAAATTTAacattatttttttcttcttttttgaattTTTGCTCGCTGACCAACATTTCGTCCATCTGTAATGACCCGACAGATATTCATATATTTTGTTGTCTAGCTATGCTACATTTAAAATGCCACCTAAAAATGTTATGCTACCTCATGACTGCTATTGATTTAATATTCAAATGATAGTGCACAACTGTAGGCCTAGGCATGCCCTTTCCAGTTGCAACATAAGAAATTGTGTTCCCTAGTAAATATCTTATGTTTATTCCACTCTCTACCTGCTATGATACTATGATTAGTTATTTGCAACCAAATGCCCTGTCTCTTTGACCATATTTACAATTTGATACTTATCCCCTTATTAATTCTTATTTGGGAATTACTAACTTTCAAAAGTTGATAATTCATGTCTAATTTATATTGTGCATGGATCCACAAGTAAGCTGCTTGATAAATACTGGCATATGGTTTCTGTTCTCACCCTTAAAATTCAGACATGGCAATATAACATCTTTCTGGACGTTGAACAGCTTGTTATAATAGTTCTTTATGATGGGTCTCAACAAGAGGCCTCATTAGTAAAAGTTCTAATCTAACAGTGTCGGCATGCATAATTAACACTGTTAATGTTGCGAACCTTGATTCGCAACAGGATAACTACCGTTTTGAAGATACCCGATGACAAGGCTAGGGGGATTGGCTAGACATAGGTTGAGATGAGAGAATAACTTGACTGTTCTTTGTCTCCATACATAGATACATGAAACCCTTTTATAGTGAATGTCTTGGACCTTACCTCTTTCAATATGATTATTCTTATTTGACCTTTCCTTGTACAATTGAACTCTTTCCTAATCCTATTTTTTTGCTAAATAACTCCTTTTTTCTGTTTACTTTCTGCCGCATGTCCTTGACAAACACATGACCATCTCCTTCTGCGATATGATCACCCTGATCTTCTTGCTGATCAGCCGCAACCAAATTGCCACTGCCTTGATGCAACACACTAATGTAAACAACACTACACCCATCCCAGACAAGTGGCTTGTCCTCAAGGTTGCGGCTACTGGCACGTTCTTGCTATTGTTCTGTACTTCTTGGATTGCCTGTATGAACCTGGGTGATGCTCACTGTTGAAACGTTGGTGGTTTCATCAGGTGCGTCAAGTAAAAGCATATCTGCAAATTAGAGTTTTGCGTGAATTGCCTTGCTGGTAGTGCCTTCTGCTGTACCATAGCTACTGCTTTTATCACTTCCATCCTGCTGCGCACATCGAAGTAAACTCATGGCACTTAAAAGATTGAGGTATGCTAGGCAAATAAATTGAGCAAGAAATCCGCACGACTGGTCTTGTATTGCAGTTTAACACATAACCTTTTCTTACAGCTCCTGTATATAGCCTTGTGTTCATATAGAAGTTGAATTCTCCCTCCTATGTTTGGACTCCTTGTATGCAACTTAACCTTTCCAATTCAGTCTCCCCGATGCAGACCGGTTGCAAGTAAACAAGCCAAACAACAACAGGGAAATAGCACAATCCGGTTAACTTTTTGTTGATGGCCTTTTGTTTTTCCAATCAGACTTGAGAACCGACTCAACTTCTCTACTTTCATCTGTGCACTGTGAGCCAAACTCTTTGTGGCCCAATCCATCTCCTTGCTCCCATGCAAATCCATGCTGAAGTACACCTGCTGATATGCCACTGGCTGGTCTATGCTCACAATCTTATGCATTGGTATCAGCACGATCAGATTCATGGGGAAAATTGTCCTGCTCTATACCAACTGTTTGTTTGACTGTTCTCAGCTGCGTGACCACCGCTGCCCCCAGTTTCATGCATGCACTGAAACCTGCGCAGGCAGTTTCATCTTTATTCTGGACATGGACCATGGTTTTCGAGTCGCGTGACTAGTCGTCGACTAGTTGATGAGTCACAAAAAAATGTTGACTCAACTTAGTGTTGACTCATGACTCGAGTCGCGACTAGTCGCAACTGCAGGCTCGACTTTTTCCGAGTCGCTACCCCAGAACGACTCATTGACTCGAAAACCATGACATGGACTTGATGGATCCTAGTTGTGCCACATGGAACTTCATCTCCTAACTCATTTGAACATGTTATCCTTCTCCAAGACATGCGTGTGGACCATGACTTTGGGACAATGACATGCGTGCAAGTTGCAACACATGCACATCTGGTTGAATGTTCTCCTGCTGCTGGGGGGGACTGAATATCATGGCCATCATGGGTCAAATAGTCTGCTTTACCTCTGTGCTCATCGCTGCAGCTTGCTCTTTAAGTGACACAGCGTGCTCTTTAAGTGATGGCACTTACAACTCCTCCAGTACCGATGGCAGGGGAGGCGTCTGCACAACAGCTGCTTCTTGTTGAGCGGTTGCTGCTACTGCTTGTGGTGTTGCCCCTGCCAACTTTGTTACACCTAATGTGCTCAACGACACAGAGTAACTTCATACCAAGTTGACAGCAGCCATGACAAATGTTGTAACCTTGTAGAGTAAGCTCGTGTTGCGTCGTGCTATAAACCATATTTGACGAAGGCCATGATTGGCGACTTTCCTTGATCAATGGTTTGTACTCTTCCATAAGGAGCAGAGACTCGATGAAGCACAGTTATCATGATAGGGTAGGGAATATGATGAATCATGACACTGTGTATCCTTTGTGACATTTTCTTGGCAGCAAAATCAAAACCCATGGTAGATGGCTCTGATATCAAATGCCGCGAACCTTGATTCACAACGGATAACTGCCGTGCTGAAGATAGCCAGCCGGCATGACTACGAGGGATTGGGTTAGACATGGGTTGAGATGAGAGAATAACTCGAGTCTCCCAAACATATATACATGACATCCTTATATAATGGATGCCTAGGACCTTGATATCTCTTAATACGATTAGACTTATTAGACCTTTCCTTATACAATTAACATCGTCCAAATCCTATACTTACATAAAGGACTCTCCTCCTTTCTGTTTACTTGCTACCACAAAACCTTGGCAAACACATGACCATCTGCTGCTGCAATACAACCACGCTGATTTTCTAGCTGACCCGACAGCGGCAACCCAATTGCCACTGCCTTGATGTAATGTACTAACATCCACAACCGATAACCAGCTACCTTCATAAcgcattttttttctttcaaaaggaGGAtttcccccggcctctgcatcacatGGTGCACACAGCCATTTTATTAGTCAAAGATCCGAGTACCGAACAAAGTCTCAAATAATCCTGGAACAACGCTTAAAAAAAGCTACCACAACCGGCAAAAATAGGGTAAGATGACTAAACACCTATCCTATTGTTGGACCGCCATCCAATTTGGTTGTAAGTATCCCATGCGACCGTCTCCCAGTGGTTGCACCTAATATCCATAAGCTCCCTGTGGTCTGCATGGCTAAGTAACGACCACATACAGATCCAAGCAGACACCCTGAATTTGACCTGCAAAAAATTTGTGACTGTTTGTCTGTTATAATGGCGACATCATTTCGACAGTTCCATATGACCCAAAGTAATTCACACACTCCTACTCGAATATGTGCACCTATCTTAGGCTCTACCCCATTTAACCATGTCCCAAATAGGCTAGATAGAGTGCTGGGATGAGAAACATTAAAGGATGCATGGACGGTATGGCATAATAACTTGGCTAGTGGGCATTTGAGAAAAAGATGTTGTATTGATTCGTCATggtcacaaaaacaacaccatttaCTTCCCTCCCAACTACGCTTTGCCAGGTTATCCTTCGTCAAAAGTACCCCTTATGCACGAACCACATAAAGACCTTTATTTTTAACGGCACCTTGACTTTCCAGATATGAAGTGACCTTGGGATAGGACCGGTGTTTATCAAGTCTGTATACATGGACTTAACCGAGAATACACCTGTCATGGATAACCTCCAATGCAAGGTGTCTGGCGCATCAGAGAAGTTAATCTCCATCAACCTGCGCACGAGATGCAACCATCTATCCCATCGACCCCCCACCAGCACTCGCCTGAACTGAATATTGAGCGGAACGGAACTTAACACTGTACTAATGAATACTTCTTTCCGTTGTACAATGTTATACAGAGAGGGATACTGTAAGCCTAGTGGCGTGTCTCCCAGCCAAGTGTCTTCCCAAAATCTAGTACTATTTCCATTCCCAACTATGAAGTTACTCCTGTTAAAGGAAGCTGCATTTGTCCTCATTAGCCTCTTCCAAAATGGAGAATCAGTCGGCTTTGCCGTGACTTGTGCCAAAGTTGAATATGAATATGAATTGCATTTTAATGCCATCTAAGATGAAGGATAACGTTTATATTACCCTGCAAATAGATCAGACAGTGATATGCCTTGCCTGCTTATATATAGGTTAATGAAGGACGAATTCCAGAGAATCGTGATACTCTTAGGTTGCTTGCCAAGGAGATGGCAGAATGGCCCGATGTTGATGTAAAGGTAATACTGATAATACAATTTCTACTTCCTAGCAATGGTTACCACAATTTTTTTCCTGTGATTACGATGGCTGTAGTTTTTGTGTATTAAAATCCTCGTTGATTTGACCGATAGCACTTGTTTTATTCAGTTTATTAGTTATGTAGTTTGGTCGGCTTTCACTGTTTTCTGAGTATTACGGGGCCAGTTCCACAGTTATGCTTTTTACTTATTTTGCATGTATTTCTGTACAAAATCTGAACAGAACCGTGTTTAACCTGACTTTCATTTTAATTATGTGTGCAGATAGAAAGTCAAAAGGGCAAGGGCTTCTTTGGCAGATCTGTCTATGCAAAGGCCACAGATACTGGCATTGATCCTGTGGCAGCTGCTAAAAGACTTAACATCGACTGGGATTCTGCTGCTGATATAGatgaaggagaggatgaggatgaaGAAGATGAAGTTCCTTCAGCAGTGGTAAGATGTTGTCTTCAACATATTCCATAAATTTGTTGTGGATGTAAAACAGTTGAACACATTTCATTTAATTGTGTATGGCTTGATTTTGCTTTATCATCACTTTCAGCCATATATAATTTTATTCTTCTCTGCAGGGATATGGTGCTCTGTATCTGTTGACAGCTTTTCCTGTCATTATTGGAATATCAGTTGTGCTGATCCTTTTCTACAACTCTCTACAGTAGCATCTGCTCACCTTTGTTTCTGGAGAAGATGCCGCCTTTTTCTTGTAAAGCCGAGTTACAACGCTGCTGAATGAGCACCCCTTTCTTCGTCTCATAGTAAAATAGTTTCTGCAATGGTATGACAACATTGTAAAGCCCTGAGGTTGTACACTACACGAAAAAGGAAAAGGTCTTGAAGTATTGGCTTTTTCTAGGAAACTGAAAGTTGATTATTCTGCGGTTTTCTTTACGTTCCAGTCTCTGTGCCATATCTCCCTGTGAAGCCACAAGGGCTGCAAGCCACCCATTGCTCAACATTTCTGTGGGTTTGTATGGCGGCTCTCTCGCTTACCTGTTTCTTATGCTTACTTCTGGTCTACTATTGGTTTCTGGCGTCCATGAGACCGTAATGTAAATACGTTAAACTGCTAGGGTATGCTGTACATGTAGATATGCTCTCCTTTAAATAAATGTATATGTTGTGATTTTCTATGGTGAAAAGGCTGCACCGGCAAAGCTTTTCTTGAAGAGCGTATTTGAATCCTGGAAACTTTCTTCTCGCAGAAATACACCAATTTTTGTCAATTTTGAtaataagtattttcggacggagggagtagatgatttCTACTCACTTTACCGGAGCAGTTAACAGTATCTACTGACATTTTTAAGATCGACAATTGTATTTTCCAAATATTCGTATCTTGGGAATAGATCCGAACGGAACTCCCGTGATTTTCTCCCTCGCTAAATAGATCAGTAACTGCCTTTTTTCCGCTCCAAACAAACCCTCCGCTGTTAGTCCCGCGATTTTCTCCCTTTTAGCATCATTACCGAATGAATCCCGCGTCGTTCGTTCCGTTTCTCTGTAAGGCGTGCAGAAAAGTTGAAGCACGAGGGATTCGAGCACGTGACCTGCTGCTTGAGTGATCCAGGAGACAACCACTTGAGCTAGTTTAATCTGGGGATTAGTAAATCGATAGTAGGTAACTTTTTTAATGTGAGTAGGGAAAAACAAATGATAATGGCCAATCCGTCGAACGTTTGGCCCGACAACCAAGCAACTTAGCCTTATTGATTGATGTCTGATAATACACTTTGAACTCAGAAAAATGACATAAACTTTTGACCCGGATGCAAAAAATTGTTAAAAACTCTTAACCCACATGCGGCATGCCCATGTCCAGATCGGGATTTATTTTTCATGTGTTGATAAAAAAAAAAGGTAATCATCTAAAGTGGGACTTGAATCCACAGTCCCTGCGATGTAGCAGCAGTGTACCAACCAACTAACCTTTCATATGAGCCAAAAAAGCATTTTTCTTCTTGTGTCTTTTTGATTTCTCAAGTTGTCTTGTAGTATTCCATATACCAACAGGTTGTATATTTTGCCCATGTAGCCGCCTTGTAAATATCATGGCACTTCACATGAGAGATTTGTTGGGTTGAAACATACCCCGATAACTTTTGTGCAAATGGCATGGTAATTTGTGCACTGGGACCCGATAACTTACGTATAAATATCATGGTAACTTCCACCGGGGTGAAAAAATAATTGAAACATCTCCTCGGTAATTTATGTGTAAACAACACGGTAATTTTTGCATGGCAACCCTGATAACTTAGGCACAAACACCACTGCAACTTTGACCTGAAAAAGTTGTAAAAAATGTACCCCGATAATTTTTGTATAAACATCATGGTAATAACGCATCATatacatgataatttagatacaaacaccatgataacttGGACCccgaggaattttttttgaaaaatataacCTCGATAATGTTTGCGTGAATATCATGGTAATAGAAGCACTGCATACCTGATACTTAGGTGAACCGNNNNNNNNNNNNNNNNNNNNNNNNNNNNNNNNNNNNNNNNNNNNNNNNNNNNNNNNNNNNNNNNNNNNNNNNNNNNNNNNNNNNNNNNNNNNNNNNNNNNNNNNNNNNNNNNNNNNNNNNNNNNNNNNNNNNNNNNNNNNNNNNNNNNNNNNNNNNNNNNNNNNNNNNNNNNNNNNNNNNNNNNNNNNNNNNNNNNNNNNNNNNNNNNNNNNNNNNNNNNNNNNNNNNNNNNNNNNNNNNNNNNNNNNNNNNNNNNNNNNNNNNNNNNNNNNNNNNNNNNNNNNNNNNNNNNNNNNNNNNNNNNNNNNNNNNNNNNNNNNNNNNNNNNNNNNNNNNNNNNNNNNNNNNNNNNNNNNNNNNNNNNNNNNNNNNNNNNNNNNNNNNNNNNNNNNNNNNNNNNNNNNNNNNNNNNNNNNNNNNNNNNNNNNNNNNNNNNNNNTTGTGTGCAAATAACACGGTATTATACACACAATAAAGTTGATAACTCACTACATCCCATGGTAACTTTTGACCCCGGgataaaagtttgttgaaaacatacccTGATATGTtgtgtgtaaataacatggtaatatacatATAACAGGGCTGATAACTTAGTTAATCCAGATGTGGTAACATTTTGACCAGCAAAAAATGTTGTTAAAAAATACCTCCTAATAACTCATGTGTAAACAACATGATAATACATGCACATGAGAGCTGATAACTCATATACAAATATCCCGGTAATTTTTTGACTTAGGGAATGAAAATTGTTGAAAAACATACCCCGATAACTTTTGTGCGACATGATAATATACACAATGAAGCTTATAACTcactgcaaacattataatcacttTTTGACCCTGGGATAAAAGTTTGTTGAAAATATACCCCGGAAACTTTTGTGTAAATGACACGATAACTTatggggataattagatttatgcccctagttgtgtctcactcgtctgttttacccctaattcccaaaagtcactggttctgtccaagtcactttgctcctattatgcttttgccctttgaccgtttgaccatcagtttgaaaacttcataactaattcatactaaatcataaaaatgcaaataagataccaaaatgttcagaaaaacatcacctatatgacagtgtcatttgcattcatgaaaaaagtgctgGAAaatgcccatccgagttttagctcttatgctagcaccatgaatagtaaaatctaaaaaaattcaatttttttaaaaaaattggtggcaaagaatgataaatgttttaagtgcctgccaagtttcatcaaggaataacattcatgggtgccgcggcaaaaaaaaatcatcactccaaaatagattatttttttgccacgacttccacgaatgtcgttccctaatgaaacttggcaagcacttagaacatttgttgttcttcgtcaccatattttttttctgaatttttttgaatttttttagagttcACTATTCATGATGGTATCAGAAGAGCTAatactcggatgtgcactttccaacacttttttcatgaatgcaaatgacactaacaTATAGGTCATGTTTTtgggaacattttggtatcttatttgcatttttctgattcaatatgaattagttatgaagttttcaaactgacagtcaaacggtcaaagggcaaaagcataagaggagcaaagtgatttggacagaaccggtgacttttgggaattaggtgtaaaacagacgagtgggacacaactaggggcataaatgtaATTATCCCTAACTTATGTATGACACACATGATAACTTACGTAGTCCAGATGTGGtaacttctggtccaaaaaaaagtcATCATAATAtattaacatgggatctagtttcgaagatctcgtcgagacgattTTTTTTGTGAAGACGGTTTTTCAATCGTAGCAATgatttgagctacaaaacattttaaagTTTATAAAAAGAAAGAATCTAAGATGACATCAGCTTTTCGTTTTTAGTGCATATATGCATGTAATTAGATGGAGAAGTGCTCGTGAAAAGAAAATTAGTcattctaatatatatatatatatatatatatatatatatatatatatatatatacatatatatatatatatataattagagTAAAGTAAGGGTCGTTCTTGCCTATTGCTAAAATCCGAACGTTTGGTAGTTATAAAAGTCTTTTTAAGATTCAATGTTTAGGTGGGTAACAATAATGCCGCTTAGTAGCAAGCACGTAGGATGTTTTGAAATACTAGCTCATGCGCATAACTCTGTCGTCCAAGACAACAGCTGACCACAGTTTGGCAGAGAAACAACAGCAGATTTGAAGTGGTGGCACTGGCAGGTCAACAGGCCCAACAGCACAGCATGACATGAAGACAACAACGCAAGATCCCGACGTGCCCTCCACCATTCCCCGAAGTCAATTTGCTTAGTTTTGCGCTCATGAAGAAGCATGCAGCTCCTGCAAGAGTTCACCTCAGGTGCCATGGGTTCTTTCCAAAAAGACGCTCCATTCCAGGCCTCCCATGCGTCCTTCAAGAGAGGAGCTCGTGTGgcagacgatgacgacgatgatgatgagaagATTCCCGCGGACGATCTCGGCGCGGCCAGGGCCGCGCCATTCGGCCGGCGATCCCGCGCGAGCTCGTCGGTCACCGACATGTCGAGCAACGCGTCCATCAACTACGGGAAGTCGGCGCGGCAGGACAGGTTCGGCAGCGAGAGCTTCTGGTGCGGCGCCTTCTGCATGCACCTGCCCGGCCTGTCCAGGCGGCGGCCGATCATGCAGCAGCAGCAGTCCATGAGCCTGAGCGAGCCGGACGCCCCGGCGAGCACGGCCAGGCCTGACGAGCCTACCCGGAGCGGCGCGGTGTCCAAGGCGGCTTCCATGGAGAGGTTCGGCCACAGCTCGTCGTCCTCCGGCATGGTGTTCGGCGGCCGCGTGGACGCGGAGGAGGACGACCAGGAGGTGTCGGCCTACTTCGACCTGCCGCTGGAGCTGCTCCGGAGCAGCAGCGTCGACATGGAGTCGCCCGTCACGGCGGCGTTCGTCTTCGACAGCAGCCGGGGCCGGGGCAAGAGCATGCTGCCGGACCTCGACTTTAGTTTCCCGGCGCCGCCTGCTTTCTCGAGTCCCTCTCCGTCGTCGCGACGGGCCTGATCGAGGAGAATCCCGGGCCATACAACTTTGAATTGAGCCGAGTTACTCTTGAGTTTGTGCATTTCAGACACGTTGATCGTATCCATGTATTGCGTGTTGGATTCTTGTTCTTCTGTAATCTGTATATTGCGATTCATATTTGATATGTGGGGAAATTGGATTATGTACCCAATGTTAGCAAAACTAGCTAAATGCCCGCGTACTGATGTGGATTTAAGGCAAAAATACCacacctctccctccctccccctcaTCCACCACGCATTCATAGGGTATGCACAAGCTTAGCAATTATAGTACTATCAATTAGACATACATTATCCTTAATTTCCATCATTGGTAACATGCAAATGACCGACAACAATGCCTCTTGAAA
The Triticum dicoccoides isolate Atlit2015 ecotype Zavitan chromosome 3A, WEW_v2.0, whole genome shotgun sequence genome window above contains:
- the LOC119269274 gene encoding protein CHLOROPLAST ENHANCING STRESS TOLERANCE, chloroplastic-like, yielding MALLSPPSAPPLLTPARHRLASPHLLAIPASPSSLLSLPHHHHSLLLPCAANAWPSRRHRRRGGIAASLGQEEPGVSDAPITSEGEFGEGDSELPINFDAEAGAVAVSAEPPADASLEDLENIREIKRVLELLQKNRDMTFGEVKLTIMIEDPRDVERKRLLGIEDPDELTRDDLADALVEVNEGRIPENRDTLRLLAKEMAEWPDVDVKIESQKGKGFFGRSVYAKATDTGIDPVAAAKRLNIDWDSAADIDEGEDEDEEDEVPSAVGYGALYLLTAFPVIIGISVVLILFYNSLQ
- the LOC119272189 gene encoding uncharacterized protein LOC119272189; the encoded protein is MQLLQEFTSGAMGSFQKDAPFQASHASFKRGARVADDDDDDDEKIPADDLGAARAAPFGRRSRASSSVTDMSSNASINYGKSARQDRFGSESFWCGAFCMHLPGLSRRRPIMQQQQSMSLSEPDAPASTARPDEPTRSGAVSKAASMERFGHSSSSSGMVFGGRVDAEEDDQEVSAYFDLPLELLRSSSVDMESPVTAAFVFDSSRGRGKSMLPDLDFSFPAPPAFSSPSPSSRRA